One stretch of Lemur catta isolate mLemCat1 chromosome 2, mLemCat1.pri, whole genome shotgun sequence DNA includes these proteins:
- the EARS2 gene encoding probable glutamate--tRNA ligase, mitochondrial isoform X2, translated as MAALLKKLLRRGRPWAALGCRVGRREASLGADPAGAVRVRFAPSPTGFLHLGGLRTALYNYIFAKKHRGSFILRLEDTDQTRLVPGAAENIEDMLEWAGIPPDESPRRGGPAGPYQQSQRLELYAQATEALLKTGAAYPCFCSPQRLELLKKEALRNRQTPRYDNRCRNLSQEQVAQKLAKDPKPAIRFRLKEAAPGFQDLVYGWTRHEVASVEGDPVILKSDGFPTYHLACVVDDHHMGISHVLRGSEWLVSTSKHLLLYRALGWQPPHFAHLPLLLNRDGSKLSKRQGDIFMEHFAAVGFLPDALLDIITNCGSGFAENQMGRTLPQLITQFDLTRVTCHSALLDLEKLPEFNRLHLQRLVSSETQRPQLVRKLQVLVEEALGSQLQGRDVLDTAYVERVLLLRQGHICHLQDLVSPTYSYLWTRPAVDRTQLSAISEKVDVIAKRTLGLLERSGTSLTQEMLSGELKKLSEGLEGTKPSNVMKLLRVALSGQLQGPPVAEMMVSLGPKEVRERIQKVLSS; from the exons ATGGCGGCTCTCCTGAAGAAGCTGCTGCGGCGCGGCAGGCCCTGGGCAGCCTTGGGCTGCCGGGTGGGACGGCGCGAAGCCAGCCTGGGCGCTGATCCCGCGGGTGCGGTGCGAGTACGGTTCGCCCCTAGTCCCACAG GCTTCTTACATCTGGGCGGCCTCCGCACAGCCCTGTACAACTATATCTTTGCCAAGAAGCACCGGGGGAGCTTCATCCTGAGGCTGGAGGACACAGATCAGACCCGCCTTGTGCCTGGGGCAGCGGAAAATATTGAAGACATGCTGGAGTGGGCAG GCATCCCCCCTGATGAGAGCCCCCGCCGAGGAGGTCCTGCCGGGCCCTACCAGCAATCTCAGCGGCTGGAGCTGTATGCCCAGGCCACAGAAGCACTGCTGAAAACTGGAGCTGCCTACCCCTGTTTCTGCTCTCCACAGAGGCTGGAGCTCCTGAAGAAGGAGGCCCTGCGGAACCGCCAGACGCCCCG GTATGACAATCGGTGCCGGAACCTGAGCCAGGAGCAGGTGGCCCAGAAGCTGGCCAAGGACCCCAAGCCTGCTATCCGCTTCCGCCTAAAGGAGGCAGCCCCAGGCTTCCAGGACCTGGTGTATGGCTGGACTCGCCATGAAGTGGCCAGCGTGGAGGGAGACCCAGTCATCCTGAAGAGTGATGGCTTCCCCACGTACCACCTGGCCTGTGTGGTGGACGATCATCACATGGGCATCAGTCATGTGCTACGGGGCTCTGAGTGGCTTGTCTCCACCTCCAAGCACCTGCTCCTCTACCGAGCCCTGGGGTGGCAGCCACCTCACTttgcccacctgcccctgctcctcAACAGGGATGGCAGCAAGCTGTCCAAGCGGCAAGGGGACATTTTCATGGAGCACTTTGCTGCTGTCGGCTTCCTGCCCGATGCCCTTCTCGACATCATCACCAACTGTGGCTCGGGGTTTGCAG AGAACCAGATGGGCAGAACCCTGCCCCAGCTGATAACACAGTTTGACCTGACGCGGGTCACCTGCCACTCAGCCCTGCTGGACCTGGAGAAGCTCCCGGAATTCAACAG GCTGCACCTCCAGCGGCTGGTGAGCAGTGAGACCCAGCGGCCCCAGCTGGTGAGGAAGCTACAGGTCCTCGTGGAGGAGGCGCTTGGGAGCCAGCTGCAAGGCAGGGATGTCCTCGACACAGCCTATGTGGAGAGGGTCCTCCTGCTAAGacag ggcCACATTTGCCACCTGCAGGATTTAGTCTCCCCAACGTATTCCTACCTGTGGACTCGCCCTGCTGTGGATCGAACACAGCTGAGTGCCATCTCGGAGAAGGTGGATGTGATTGCCAAGCGCACACTGGG GCTTTTAGAAAGATCCGGTACGAGCTTAACGCAGGAAATGCTGAGTGGAGAACTGAAGAAGCTGTCAGAAGGGCTGGAAGGCACCAAGCCCAGTAACGTGATGAAGCTCCTCCGAGTGGCCCTCAGTGGACAGCTG CAAGGACCTCCTGTTGCTGAGATGATGGTGTCCTTGGGACCAAAGGAAGTGCGGGAACGAATCCAGAAGGTGCTTTCCAGCTAG
- the EARS2 gene encoding probable glutamate--tRNA ligase, mitochondrial isoform X3 has protein sequence MAALLKKLLRRGRPWAALGCRVGRREASLGADPAGAVRVRFAPSPTGFLHLGGLRTALYNYIFAKKHRGSFILRLEDTDQTRLVPGAAENIEDMLEWAGIPPDESPRRGGPAGPYQQSQRLELYAQATEALLKTGAAYPCFCSPQRLELLKKEALRNRQTPRYDNRCRNLSQEQVAQKLAKDPKPAIRFRLKEAAPGFQDLVYGWTRHEVASVEGDPVILKSDGFPTYHLACVVDDHHMGISHVLRGSEWLVSTSKHLLLYRALGWQPPHFAHLPLLLNRDGSKLSKRQGDIFMEHFAAVGFLPDALLDIITNCGSGFAENQMGRTLPQLITQFDLTRVTCHSALLDLEKLPEFNRLLERSGTSLTQEMLSGELKKLSEGLEGTKPSNVMKLLRVALSGQLQGPPVAEMMVSLGPKEVRERIQKVLSS, from the exons ATGGCGGCTCTCCTGAAGAAGCTGCTGCGGCGCGGCAGGCCCTGGGCAGCCTTGGGCTGCCGGGTGGGACGGCGCGAAGCCAGCCTGGGCGCTGATCCCGCGGGTGCGGTGCGAGTACGGTTCGCCCCTAGTCCCACAG GCTTCTTACATCTGGGCGGCCTCCGCACAGCCCTGTACAACTATATCTTTGCCAAGAAGCACCGGGGGAGCTTCATCCTGAGGCTGGAGGACACAGATCAGACCCGCCTTGTGCCTGGGGCAGCGGAAAATATTGAAGACATGCTGGAGTGGGCAG GCATCCCCCCTGATGAGAGCCCCCGCCGAGGAGGTCCTGCCGGGCCCTACCAGCAATCTCAGCGGCTGGAGCTGTATGCCCAGGCCACAGAAGCACTGCTGAAAACTGGAGCTGCCTACCCCTGTTTCTGCTCTCCACAGAGGCTGGAGCTCCTGAAGAAGGAGGCCCTGCGGAACCGCCAGACGCCCCG GTATGACAATCGGTGCCGGAACCTGAGCCAGGAGCAGGTGGCCCAGAAGCTGGCCAAGGACCCCAAGCCTGCTATCCGCTTCCGCCTAAAGGAGGCAGCCCCAGGCTTCCAGGACCTGGTGTATGGCTGGACTCGCCATGAAGTGGCCAGCGTGGAGGGAGACCCAGTCATCCTGAAGAGTGATGGCTTCCCCACGTACCACCTGGCCTGTGTGGTGGACGATCATCACATGGGCATCAGTCATGTGCTACGGGGCTCTGAGTGGCTTGTCTCCACCTCCAAGCACCTGCTCCTCTACCGAGCCCTGGGGTGGCAGCCACCTCACTttgcccacctgcccctgctcctcAACAGGGATGGCAGCAAGCTGTCCAAGCGGCAAGGGGACATTTTCATGGAGCACTTTGCTGCTGTCGGCTTCCTGCCCGATGCCCTTCTCGACATCATCACCAACTGTGGCTCGGGGTTTGCAG AGAACCAGATGGGCAGAACCCTGCCCCAGCTGATAACACAGTTTGACCTGACGCGGGTCACCTGCCACTCAGCCCTGCTGGACCTGGAGAAGCTCCCGGAATTCAACAG GCTTTTAGAAAGATCCGGTACGAGCTTAACGCAGGAAATGCTGAGTGGAGAACTGAAGAAGCTGTCAGAAGGGCTGGAAGGCACCAAGCCCAGTAACGTGATGAAGCTCCTCCGAGTGGCCCTCAGTGGACAGCTG CAAGGACCTCCTGTTGCTGAGATGATGGTGTCCTTGGGACCAAAGGAAGTGCGGGAACGAATCCAGAAGGTGCTTTCCAGCTAG
- the EARS2 gene encoding probable glutamate--tRNA ligase, mitochondrial isoform X1: MAALLKKLLRRGRPWAALGCRVGRREASLGADPAGAVRVRFAPSPTGFLHLGGLRTALYNYIFAKKHRGSFILRLEDTDQTRLVPGAAENIEDMLEWAGIPPDESPRRGGPAGPYQQSQRLELYAQATEALLKTGAAYPCFCSPQRLELLKKEALRNRQTPRYDNRCRNLSQEQVAQKLAKDPKPAIRFRLKEAAPGFQDLVYGWTRHEVASVEGDPVILKSDGFPTYHLACVVDDHHMGISHVLRGSEWLVSTSKHLLLYRALGWQPPHFAHLPLLLNRDGSKLSKRQGDIFMEHFAAVGFLPDALLDIITNCGSGFAENQMGRTLPQLITQFDLTRVTCHSALLDLEKLPEFNRLHLQRLVSSETQRPQLVRKLQVLVEEALGSQLQGRDVLDTAYVERVLLLRQGHICHLQDLVSPTYSYLWTRPAVDRTQLSAISEKVDVIAKRTLGLLERSGTSLTQEMLSGELKKLSEGLEGTKPSNVMKLLRVALSGQLVRRGDGPYCYLEPLIYPFSQHLLAVTELSFGDTKMNET; this comes from the exons ATGGCGGCTCTCCTGAAGAAGCTGCTGCGGCGCGGCAGGCCCTGGGCAGCCTTGGGCTGCCGGGTGGGACGGCGCGAAGCCAGCCTGGGCGCTGATCCCGCGGGTGCGGTGCGAGTACGGTTCGCCCCTAGTCCCACAG GCTTCTTACATCTGGGCGGCCTCCGCACAGCCCTGTACAACTATATCTTTGCCAAGAAGCACCGGGGGAGCTTCATCCTGAGGCTGGAGGACACAGATCAGACCCGCCTTGTGCCTGGGGCAGCGGAAAATATTGAAGACATGCTGGAGTGGGCAG GCATCCCCCCTGATGAGAGCCCCCGCCGAGGAGGTCCTGCCGGGCCCTACCAGCAATCTCAGCGGCTGGAGCTGTATGCCCAGGCCACAGAAGCACTGCTGAAAACTGGAGCTGCCTACCCCTGTTTCTGCTCTCCACAGAGGCTGGAGCTCCTGAAGAAGGAGGCCCTGCGGAACCGCCAGACGCCCCG GTATGACAATCGGTGCCGGAACCTGAGCCAGGAGCAGGTGGCCCAGAAGCTGGCCAAGGACCCCAAGCCTGCTATCCGCTTCCGCCTAAAGGAGGCAGCCCCAGGCTTCCAGGACCTGGTGTATGGCTGGACTCGCCATGAAGTGGCCAGCGTGGAGGGAGACCCAGTCATCCTGAAGAGTGATGGCTTCCCCACGTACCACCTGGCCTGTGTGGTGGACGATCATCACATGGGCATCAGTCATGTGCTACGGGGCTCTGAGTGGCTTGTCTCCACCTCCAAGCACCTGCTCCTCTACCGAGCCCTGGGGTGGCAGCCACCTCACTttgcccacctgcccctgctcctcAACAGGGATGGCAGCAAGCTGTCCAAGCGGCAAGGGGACATTTTCATGGAGCACTTTGCTGCTGTCGGCTTCCTGCCCGATGCCCTTCTCGACATCATCACCAACTGTGGCTCGGGGTTTGCAG AGAACCAGATGGGCAGAACCCTGCCCCAGCTGATAACACAGTTTGACCTGACGCGGGTCACCTGCCACTCAGCCCTGCTGGACCTGGAGAAGCTCCCGGAATTCAACAG GCTGCACCTCCAGCGGCTGGTGAGCAGTGAGACCCAGCGGCCCCAGCTGGTGAGGAAGCTACAGGTCCTCGTGGAGGAGGCGCTTGGGAGCCAGCTGCAAGGCAGGGATGTCCTCGACACAGCCTATGTGGAGAGGGTCCTCCTGCTAAGacag ggcCACATTTGCCACCTGCAGGATTTAGTCTCCCCAACGTATTCCTACCTGTGGACTCGCCCTGCTGTGGATCGAACACAGCTGAGTGCCATCTCGGAGAAGGTGGATGTGATTGCCAAGCGCACACTGGG GCTTTTAGAAAGATCCGGTACGAGCTTAACGCAGGAAATGCTGAGTGGAGAACTGAAGAAGCTGTCAGAAGGGCTGGAAGGCACCAAGCCCAGTAACGTGATGAAGCTCCTCCGAGTGGCCCTCAGTGGACAGCTGGTGAGGCGGGGAGATGGGCCATACTGTTACCTGGAGCCCCTCATTTATCCTTTCAGCCAACATTTACTGGCAGTCACTGAGCTAAGTtttggggatacaaagatgaatgagacatgA
- the UBFD1 gene encoding ubiquitin domain-containing protein UBFD1 isoform X1 has product MAAAGAPDGMEEPGMDTEAETVATEAPARPLNCVEAEAAAGAAAEDSCAERGSLQPAPAQPPGDPAAQASVSNGEDAGGGAGRELVDLKIIWNKTKHDVKFPLDSTGSELKQKIHSITGLPPAMQKVMYKGLVPEDKTLREIKVTSGAKIMVVGSTINDVLAVNTPKDAAQQDAKAEENKKEPLCRQKQHRKVLDKGKPEDVMPSVKGAQERLPAVPLSGMYNKSGGKVRLTFKLEQDQLWIGTKERTEKLPMGSIKNVVSEPIEGHEDYHMMAFQLGPTEASYYWVYWVPTQYVDAIKDTVLGKWQYF; this is encoded by the exons ATGGCGGCGGCCGGGGCCCCGGATG GCATGGAGGAACCTGGCATGGACACGGAGGCCGAGACGGTAGCGACCGAGGCGCCCGCGCGGCCCCTCAACTGCGTAGAGGCCGAAGcagcggcgggggcggcggccgAGGACTCCTGCGCCGAGCGAGGCAGCCTGCAGccggccccggcccagccccctGGGGACCCCGCGGCCCAGGCCTCGGTCAGCAATGGCGAGGACGCGGGCGGCGGCGCAGGCAGGGAGCTGGTGGACCTGAAGATCATCTGGAATAAGACCAAGCACGACGTGAAGTTCCCCTTGGATAGCACAGGCTCCGAGCTAAAACAGAAGATTCACTCGATTACAG GTCTCCCTCCTGCCATGCAGAAAGTCATGTATAAGGGACTCGTCCCCGAGGATAAGACATTGAGAGAGATAAAAGTGACCAGTGGGGCCAAGATCATGGTGGTTGGCTCCACGATAAATGATGTTTTAGCAGTAAACACACCCAAAGATGCTGCGCAACAGGATGCAAAGGCCGAAGAGAACAAGAAGGAGCCTCTCTGCCGGCAGAAA CAACACAGGAAAGTGTTGGATAAAGGCAAGCCTGAAGATGTGATGCCGTCTGTTAAGGGTGCCCAG GAGCGCCTGCCGGCGGTACCCTTGTCTGGCATGTACAATAAGTCCGGAGGAAAAGTGAGACTCACCTTTAAGCTAGAGCAAGACCAGCTGTGGATCGGCACTAAAG AGCGGACTGAGAAATTGCCCATGGGCTCCATTAAAAATGTGGTCAGTGAACCTATCGAAGGACATGAAGACTATCATATGATG GCGTTTCAGTTGGGCCCCACGGAAGCCTCTTACTACTGGGTGTACTGGGTTCCAACTCAATATGTGGATGCAATCAAAGACACTGTGCTGGGGAAATGGCAGTATTTTTGA
- the UBFD1 gene encoding ubiquitin domain-containing protein UBFD1 isoform X3 has product MAAAGAPDGMEEPGMDTEAETVATEAPARPLNCVEAEAAAGAAAEDSCAERGSLQPAPAQPPGDPAAQASVSNGEDAGGGAGRELVDLKIIWNKTKHDVKFPLDSTGSELKQKIHSITGLPPAMQKVMYKGLVPEDKTLREIKVTSGAKIMVVGSTINDVLAVNTPKDAAQQDAKAEENKKEPLCRQKQHRKVLDKGKPEDVMPSVKGAQERLPAVPLSGMYNKSGGKVRLTFKLEQDQLWIGTKERTEKLPMGSIKNVVSEPIEGHEDYHMMMLFL; this is encoded by the exons ATGGCGGCGGCCGGGGCCCCGGATG GCATGGAGGAACCTGGCATGGACACGGAGGCCGAGACGGTAGCGACCGAGGCGCCCGCGCGGCCCCTCAACTGCGTAGAGGCCGAAGcagcggcgggggcggcggccgAGGACTCCTGCGCCGAGCGAGGCAGCCTGCAGccggccccggcccagccccctGGGGACCCCGCGGCCCAGGCCTCGGTCAGCAATGGCGAGGACGCGGGCGGCGGCGCAGGCAGGGAGCTGGTGGACCTGAAGATCATCTGGAATAAGACCAAGCACGACGTGAAGTTCCCCTTGGATAGCACAGGCTCCGAGCTAAAACAGAAGATTCACTCGATTACAG GTCTCCCTCCTGCCATGCAGAAAGTCATGTATAAGGGACTCGTCCCCGAGGATAAGACATTGAGAGAGATAAAAGTGACCAGTGGGGCCAAGATCATGGTGGTTGGCTCCACGATAAATGATGTTTTAGCAGTAAACACACCCAAAGATGCTGCGCAACAGGATGCAAAGGCCGAAGAGAACAAGAAGGAGCCTCTCTGCCGGCAGAAA CAACACAGGAAAGTGTTGGATAAAGGCAAGCCTGAAGATGTGATGCCGTCTGTTAAGGGTGCCCAG GAGCGCCTGCCGGCGGTACCCTTGTCTGGCATGTACAATAAGTCCGGAGGAAAAGTGAGACTCACCTTTAAGCTAGAGCAAGACCAGCTGTGGATCGGCACTAAAG AGCGGACTGAGAAATTGCCCATGGGCTCCATTAAAAATGTGGTCAGTGAACCTATCGAAGGACATGAAGACTATCATATGATG ATGCTGTTTCTCTAG
- the UBFD1 gene encoding ubiquitin domain-containing protein UBFD1 isoform X2, producing MAAAGAPDGMEEPGMDTEAETVATEAPARPLNCVEAEAAAGAAAEDSCAERGSLQPAPAQPPGDPAAQASVSNGEDAGGGAGRELVDLKIIWNKTKHDVKFPLDSTGSELKQKIHSITGLPPAMQKVMYKGLVPEDKTLREIKVTSGAKIMVVGSTINDVLAVNTPKDAAQQDAKAEENKKEPLCRQKQHRKVLDKGKPEDVMPSVKGAQERLPAVPLSGMYNKSGGKVRLTFKLEQDQLWIGTKDSWREPNMPNSPVSGQHCRYSVFESGLRNCPWAPLKMWSVNLSKDMKTII from the exons ATGGCGGCGGCCGGGGCCCCGGATG GCATGGAGGAACCTGGCATGGACACGGAGGCCGAGACGGTAGCGACCGAGGCGCCCGCGCGGCCCCTCAACTGCGTAGAGGCCGAAGcagcggcgggggcggcggccgAGGACTCCTGCGCCGAGCGAGGCAGCCTGCAGccggccccggcccagccccctGGGGACCCCGCGGCCCAGGCCTCGGTCAGCAATGGCGAGGACGCGGGCGGCGGCGCAGGCAGGGAGCTGGTGGACCTGAAGATCATCTGGAATAAGACCAAGCACGACGTGAAGTTCCCCTTGGATAGCACAGGCTCCGAGCTAAAACAGAAGATTCACTCGATTACAG GTCTCCCTCCTGCCATGCAGAAAGTCATGTATAAGGGACTCGTCCCCGAGGATAAGACATTGAGAGAGATAAAAGTGACCAGTGGGGCCAAGATCATGGTGGTTGGCTCCACGATAAATGATGTTTTAGCAGTAAACACACCCAAAGATGCTGCGCAACAGGATGCAAAGGCCGAAGAGAACAAGAAGGAGCCTCTCTGCCGGCAGAAA CAACACAGGAAAGTGTTGGATAAAGGCAAGCCTGAAGATGTGATGCCGTCTGTTAAGGGTGCCCAG GAGCGCCTGCCGGCGGTACCCTTGTCTGGCATGTACAATAAGTCCGGAGGAAAAGTGAGACTCACCTTTAAGCTAGAGCAAGACCAGCTGTGGATCGGCACTAAAG ATTCCTGGAGGGAACCGAACATGCCTAATTCACCTGTTTCTGGCCAGCACTGTAGGTATTCAGTGTTCGAG AGCGGACTGAGAAATTGCCCATGGGCTCCATTAAAAATGTGGTCAGTGAACCTATCGAAGGACATGAAGACTATCATATGA